In Pseudophryne corroboree isolate aPseCor3 chromosome 3, aPseCor3.hap2, whole genome shotgun sequence, a genomic segment contains:
- the LOC135057242 gene encoding histone H4-like, with protein MSGRGKGGKGLGKGGAKRHRKVLRDNIQGITKPAIRRLARRGGVKRISGLIYEETRGVLKVFLENVIRDAVTYTEHAKRKTVTTMDVVYALKRQGRTLYGFGG; from the coding sequence ATGTCTGGAAGAGGTAAAGGGGGTAAGGGGCTCGGAAAAGGAGGCGCTAAGCGCCATAGGAAGGTGCTGCGGGACAACATCCAGGGCATCACCAAGCCTGCCATCCGCCGCCTTGCCCGGAGAGGAGGCGTGAAGCGTATCTCTGGCCTCATCTACGAGGAGACCCGCGGGGTGCTGAAGGTGTTTCTGGAGAACGTGATCCGGGACGCCGTCACCTACACCGAGCACGCCAAGAGGAAGACTGTCACCACtatggatgtggtctatgctctcaagcgccagggCCGCACTCTGTATGGCTTCGGAGGCTAA